GCGGAGTGAGAGGCGGAGGAACTCTGACGGAGTCCAGAGAGCAGGAGAACGGTTTTCGGTCCTGGAAGACTGGCGCATCTCTTTGGCTGCTGCTCTGGTAAAAACCTCCGTAATCTGGAAGGATGGAGAAAAGCGCACCGTCTATGGTGGACTTCGGGGATGTGTAAGAAGCTGGCGGGTAAGTTATCGGGCACGAGCTGGTTGACAGGTAAGTCGAGGGATCCTGGTAGCCATCCGCACTACAGGTGTAAGGAGGTGCTGATGTGTACATGTGCTCCATATCCTTCTCGTGACCTTTGGCACAAGCTGAAGCCCCTGAGAGGTCTGTGGGTCCGGGAGAGGAGGTGGGGAAAGGGGTGAGGGCAGGTGTCGCGCTTTGTACTTCTGCGCAAACAAAGTTGATCAAACTGTCTGGGTTCCAACTGCTGTGTGCGCCCTGAGCGCCGATGGAAATCTTGCCCGTGTAGGCGAGAGGAGAACTCTCCGTGCTGTTCGGGTCTAAAAAGTCAGCAACGCGTTTTTCCTTAGACACACTGTCCACGCCCAGGCCACCTACAAatacataaagaaataataattaaaaaaaagtgttttgggTTGTAGCACATGACCAAACCAGTACAATTTACACACAGTATATGTAGAgtttgttcataaaaaaaagtatattctaTTAAAAAGCGTTTGTGTGCTTTTAATGTGCTGTGCGTTCCTTCTTTTTGATATACCGTGATTAATTAAACTTGTCCCCTCCTGCCATTGAGGCTATCCATACACACCCTCTCACCATAAAGAGTTTACAGCCTATCTGACTTCTGCACAGGTAAACTAATAGATTGAAATAGGCCATAACATCTTATAGACAGAGAAGCAGAGCGCTTGTATAGTCTATATTTGTGTCCTTACCTCCTGATGCCTCGCTTCCCAGGTCTACATGAGGAAAGCCGCTCGGTATGTCTGTAGGGATGTCATCCATAGGACAAGCATCCGTTGTAATGGAGCGGATGAAATCAGTGAGCGACTCAGCGACTTGATCCACACTGTTAGCTGTCATTTTAAGCCAATGCTTAAAGTTGCCCAAAAGCACTGAGTCTCGAGTTCGGCTTTAACTAGACATTACCGTTTAGGA
This genomic stretch from Clarias gariepinus isolate MV-2021 ecotype Netherlands chromosome 13, CGAR_prim_01v2, whole genome shotgun sequence harbors:
- the egr2a gene encoding E3 SUMO-protein ligase EGR2a — encoded protein: MTANSVDQVAESLTDFIRSITTDACPMDDIPTDIPSGFPHVDLGSEASGGGLGVDSVSKEKRVADFLDPNSTESSPLAYTGKISIGAQGAHSSWNPDSLINFVCAEVQSATPALTPFPTSSPGPTDLSGASACAKGHEKDMEHMYTSAPPYTCSADGYQDPSTYLSTSSCPITYPPASYTSPKSTIDGALFSILPDYGGFYQSSSQRDAPVFQDRKPFSCSLDSVRVPPPLTPLNMIRNFTLSCPVDGLRPPTDSNPQSVPLRPILRPRKYPTRPCKTPVHERPYPCPAEGCDRRFSRSDELTRHVRIHTGHKPFQCRICMRSFSRSDHLTTHIRTHTGEKPFSCDVCGRKFARSDERRRHAKIHQRQREKKASAPSAQTSGSQGAM